From the Rhizobium sp. NZLR1 genome, the window CGAAAGTGCTCGGGCTTTCAGCACCCTTGTATCTTGACCACATGGGTATTTATTCGAAGGCTGGGTACGATAGCCTGGAAGCCACCATCGGCCATCAGGCCGGCACCGTATCCGGCTTTTTCTGGGTTCCCGATCTGCAAAAGCTATTCGGCGCAAATCTGAAGCTTTATCCAACTCCGGTTGCGATGGGCCAGGATCTGGCGGCCGGGCGGATCGACGTCGGCTTCCTGGGCTACAATACCGGCATCTTCAACCAGAGAAACAACGGCGCCTACAAGGGCATCGAGATCAAGATGGCCACACCCGACGAGCGGGTGAATGCGTCGGTCTTGCCGCCGCAAATCAGTATCCTCTATACCAAGGGCAATGAATCTCTTGGTCAGGCTCTCGACGCGAGTATCAAAATTCAGCACGAAGACGGCTCTATGGCAAAGTCCATCAGCGATGCGGGATTCGACACTTCTATCCTTGATGTCGGAGAACCGCGCCTCGTCAAG encodes:
- a CDS encoding transporter substrate-binding domain-containing protein, which produces MKSLLTLISILVLANTPVAFSAGCKGDVQTVTQGKLTVAAYDYPPFSIASPDGQISGIDAAVVKRMAADNCLEVVTLVTDPAATVQAVVANKADVAIGSWNRTEKRTKVLGLSAPLYLDHMGIYSKAGYDSLEATIGHQAGTVSGFFWVPDLQKLFGANLKLYPTPVAMGQDLAAGRIDVGFLGYNTGIFNQRNNGAYKGIEIKMATPDERVNASVLPPQISILYTKGNESLGQALDASIKIQHEDGSMAKSISDAGFDTSILDVGEPRLVK